In Ignavibacteria bacterium, the sequence AGCAGTGACATAAGAGCAGTGACGAGTGACGCGTAACGAGTGACGGAAGAGCAGTGACGGAAGAGCAGTGAATAGTGAATAGTGAATAGTGACGAGTGAATAGTGAATAGTGACGAGTGACGGAAGAGCAGTGACGGAAGAGCAGTGACGAGTGACGAGTGACTCTGGACAAGACATCTTATATTTTTCCTCTATGTCTGTATTTTTCATTTAATTCTTTTATCATTTCGTCGATTTCTTCTTCGGAAAATCCCTTTTTTCCTGTTTTAAGCGATGGGACACCCTAGAAATATTGGTTTATGATTTTTGTCAATTTTCTTTGATTATCATCCATTTTCAATGTTTTTGTTACTTCTCTTAATGATTTGGGAAGGACATATTTAATCTGATACATGTTTTGTGTCATCTCTGAAGCTTTCTTGACTGAAAATCCTGCTGCAGAGAGTTTCAGTACTCTTTCTAAATCCATGTATACTCCGTAGGCAACAAATGAAATACAAATATGTGCTTCGATTCTTTTTCTTAAATGATGATATATAGGCCGTATTCTTAAATCTGTTTTTGATATTCTAAATGCTTTCTCTATTTGCCAAAGATGTTTGTAATTTGATATTACAACTTCAGGATTTAATTTTGTGTTCGTTACATAACCTTTTATTCCGTCCCATTTATTATCTGCATCAAACTTCTCTCTGTCTATTGTTACTTTAATTTCACCATCTAACTTTAAATATTTGTTGTATCCACGATTGTTAATATTATTCTTGGTAAGTTTTCCAGATGCAACATTCTTCTCTAATCGCTGTAACCCTCGTGTACGATTTTTAAAATCTTTTGATGCCCTGCTTGATGAATAACTTACTATTAATGATAAATTGTTATCCTTTTTTATACTGACCGGTTTGCCATTTGTCAGATTAAGTGATAATATTTTTTCTTTTATATTTTCCGTCTCATTCTTTACTCTTGCACCTATTATGTATTCATATTCGTTATCTTCTAAACTTTTTATGTTGTCTTTTGACAATAATCCCGAGTCTGCTATTACAATAGGTTTGTTTAATTTAAATCGTTTTTCAAATTGTCTTATCATTGGGATTAACGTATGACCTTCGCTTATATTGCCCTCAAAGATATCATACCCGATCGCATATCCATCTTTTGCTACTAATAGTCCTAAATAAATTTGTGGACATTGATGCTTCCCATCTTTTGAAAAACCTGTTTTTCGAAGATCATCTTCGTCCGATGCCTCAAAATATAATGTCGTCATGTCATAGAAAATTATTTCTATTCTTCCTCCAAGTATCTTCTTTGTTCTTGCAAAAGAAATGTTTTCTACCTGTTCTTTCAATTTGCTTTGAAGTGTATCCAAAAAACGATATATGCTGTCTATTGATATCTCCAAATTCTGATATCGTTGGAGATATTCTATCGTTTTTAATTTACTACCAGGATATACTAATCTTGTAATAACTAAGTGTCTGAATAACGGTTCTTGAATTGTCCCATAACCTATGTAATCAAATATGCGACCAAACACCATCTCAGGACCAATAACCTCTATCTGCGAGTTTGATATGCTGTCTAAAAAACTTTCTATTAAAGCATCCTTTTCTTCAACTATAAAACTTAATTGATTACAAAGTTTATTTATCTCATTTTTTGCCTGTACATAATATTTTTCAATTTGTTCAGGATAGATGGAACTACCGATAGTTTTAAATACTTTGTACTTACCCGAGGTTTTAGAAATAATTTGAATGCTAACACTACCGCTTTTATTTTGTTTTTTCCTTACAAACATACGCAAAGATAGCCATGGGACACCCAAAACCGCAAGATTAAAATTATAAACTACTAATAATATATGTGCTTATTTTTGTCGGTGGATAGCTTGCGGAAAACAGGAGTGAATAGTGAATAGTGACGAGTGACGGAAGAGCAGTGACGGAAGAGCAGTGACGAGTGACGAGTGACTCTGGACAAGACATCTTATATTTTTCCTCTATGTCTGTATTTTTCATTTAATTCTTTTATCATTTCGTCGATTTCTTCTTCGGAAAATCCCTTTTTTCTAGCGATTGATTCCACAGTTCCGAATACTGCCACACCTCTTACGAATACATTTATTCTGCGTTTTCCAAAGCAGGAAACCGCAGCCGGATAGTGACTTATTAAGTTTTCAATTGTTGTGTCTCTTTTTATCTCCATAATAATTTGTTAAGATGTTTAATAATATATTATGCCGATTCATTTTTTTCCTGTCCCCCCCTATTTTTGACGACTGTTTCTTACGTATTATATTACAACCAGAAGTGTTTTTGGAAAAAATGTTTGCTTTTTTTGTAAACTTTTTTAAGAGCAGTGACGGAAGAGCAGTGAATAGTGAATAGTGAATAGGGACGGAAGAGCAGTGACATAAGAGCAGTGAACAGTGAATAGTGAATAGTTAATAGTAAATAGTGAATAGTGAATAGGGACGGAAGAGCAGTGACGGAAGAGCAGTGAATAGTGACGGAAGAGCAGGGACATAAGAGCAGTGAATAGTGAATAGTGAATAGGGACGGAAGAGCAGGGACATAAGAGCAGGGACGGAAGAGCAGTGACATAAGAGCAGTTAATAGTTAATAGTTAATAGTTAATAGGGAATAGGGACGGAAGAGCAGTGACATAAGAGCAGTGACGAGTGACGCGTAACGAGTGACGGAAGAGCAGGGACGGAAGAGCAGGGACGGAAGAGCAGTGAATAGTGAATAGTGACGAGCGAATAGTGAATAGTGAATAGGGACGGAAGAGCAGTTAATAGTGAATAGGGAATAGTGAATAGTGAATCCGCAGCGGTTCGCCACGGGGAATCTACGACAAAACGGAAAGAGCGTATGGTTAATGGGGAGTTGGGAATTGGCTGATTTAAAGGAACTTGAATATGTTGATTCATTATCTTAATTTTAATGTGGAATTATTATTGGGGATATATAATGCTTTGCAAGATATATAATACGTTATTAATTACGTTTTTGCTCGTCTTTTTTGTGACGGTTTCCGCTTATACGCAGCTAAACTGGACCCCCGCTGGACTTGAGGGGGGTGTTATTAAGAGCCTTTTTGTAAGGTCGGATGGTGTCGTTTATGCCGGTACACAAAGAGGGGTTTATCTTTCGGTGGATTTCGGGACTTCATGGACTAAAGGAACGAATAATGTATATCAATACGGAATTAATGCTGTTATTGTCGTTGGGAATATGGTTTTCGCGGCTGCTGACAACGGCGGTTTTTATGTCTCTTATGATAACGGATATAATTTTTCACTTCTTAATTCCGGATACAACATAAATACTCTTTGCAATATTGATCAAGTTATTTATGCCGGACTCGGAAATACAATTACGAATTCGGGTATTGTTTACTCAACGAACTACGGCGTTAACTGGTCGCAGTCTAACCTTCCCGGAAACACTGTGGTTAATGATATTGTTACGGATGATGTAGCACTTTATGCTGCAACGAATAACGGCGTTTACCTTGCTTATCATCCGGGTTCAAGCTGGATAAAATATGACGCGGGTATTCCCGCAAATACAAAGGTTTTCTCACTTAAAAAAGCAGGGTTTATTATTCTCGCAGCTACGGATAAAGGCATATACAGGTCATCCGATAATGGCGGCACCTGGAGTGAGGCTAATAATGGTCTTAATACAAACCTGCCCTTCTTTTCGGTTACCACTCAGGGCACTAATGCTTACACTTGCCAGTTCGGAAAAGCGGTTTACAGGTCTTCTAACTATGGTGATGAATGGGTTCCTGTTTATACCGGGCTGACTGATTTTATGATATATAAATTTGCCGTTTATAATACGTATCTGTTTGCTGCTTCAGCCGGAGGGGGTATGTATGTAACTGTTGATAACGGCGGTACTTGGTTTCCAAAAAATTCAGGTTTAAACGTCCATACTGTTAATGCCTTGCATACTGCCGGGAATGTAATGTACGCGGGTACTCATGGAGGGGGCGTTTACAGGAGTTTGAATCTCGGTGCAAACTGGTCGCCGAGAAACGAAATGCTCGGGAATACGATTGTTTACTCTTTTACGGATGCAGGGAATTTTATATACGCAGGAACTTTCGGAGGCATTTTCAGAAATAATGGTAGCGGCGTATGGGAGGCGATGAACACCGGTTTGAATGATTCTGTGGTTTTTGCTTTAAACTATAACGGCGCAAACCTATTTGCCGGTACTCAAAGCGGCGGTATTTACAGGTCTTCAAACTTCGGGAATTTCTGGACCAAACTTTCCGGTATTATTTTTAACGATACTATATATGCACTTGCAAACATTGGCTCGGAAGTTTTTGCATCAACCAAAAGAAACGGTTTCGTAAAAAGCACTGACCAGGGAGATACGTGGCAAATAATAAACAATGGATTTACGAATATTCCATATTCTCTTTCGCTGGCAGTGAAAGGCAACAATATATACTCAAGTGTTTTTTACGGGTCACCTAAGACGGGAATATTTAAATCTACTGATTCGGGCAATTCATGGGGCTGGATAAGTAATCCCGTTTCTTCAGCAAGCTACTTTGTTCATACATTTCTTAACAGTATTTTTGCTTCATATTATGGGAATAACGGCGGTGAAATACGTGTCACTACGAACGAGGGTGCTAATTGGGTGCTGATTACACCAATACAGCCTCAATGGGGTACTAACTGCGACGTTAAATGTATTAAGGTTTTTTCTGATTATGTATACGCCGGTACATCGGGTAAATCACTTTGGAGAATTCCCGTTTCGTCAGTAATTTCGGTTAAGAATATTTCGGAAAATATACCGGATAGGTATAACCTTTATCAGAATTACCCGAATCCGTTCAATGCGGGAACGGTTATCCGTTTTCAGTTGTCAGTTGAAAGCAAAATTACTATTAAGGTATATGATGTACAAGGACGCGAAATCCAAACGCTCGTAAACGAACACCTAAAACCCGGTACTTATGAATCATCATTCGACGCTGCCTTACTGTCATCGGGGATTTACTTTTACAAACTATTAATAAACGGCAGCACTCTCAACTATGCCGATACAAGAAAAATGCTCCTTCTAAAATGATTTTTATTTATAAGTAATTCTCCATTGCTTAAATATTTTAGTCAATATATTTTCACCTTTTAATAATAAAAACATTATGCCCAATTACATTACACCCGAAACCTTAAACTCTAAAACTTCTGAGTGGCTGAAGAAAGTCTCTCCGTACAATAAATCTGATTTAAAAATTAATTCGGATAAATCTGCACTGCTTGTTATTGATATGCAGAATTTTTTCCTTGACCCGGCTTCTCCAACTTTCACATGCGGAGGTCCGGTTATCTTGCCGAACATAAAAAGTCTTATAGATATATTTCGTGAGAAATCCAGACCGGTAATCTATACCTGCCATGTCCATCACCCTGAAAAATTAGACGCCGGTATTATGGAATGGTGGTGGAATGGTATGTGTATCGAAGATAGTGAAGAAAGCAAGGTTTATAAGTCCATCGCCCCCTTGAAAGGCGAGAAGATTGTTTACAAACATCGGTACTCTTCCTTTTATAATACCGATCTCGAAACCGTTCTAAGAGTTTTAAAGATTGAAGATGTTGTTATCACAGGAATAATGACAAACATGTGCTGTGAGTCAACCGCACGCGACGCTTATTACAGGGATTACAGAGTTTTTTTTCCGGCTGATGCTACGGGAAGCATAAACGAAGAAATGCATCTCGCGAGTTTGCTAAATCTTTCTTACGGCTTTGCAAAAATTACTACAACGACTGAAATTATTTCGGAAATGTAATTATAAGCAGGGTTGTCTGCTTTTCTGAATTAGTTACCCCGTTACAAATCAAAATAATTTTCCTCTGTGCTACTATGATTAAAAACTGTGTAATAAAAACAAACTTTTATAAAAGAAAAAGGCTTAACAGTTT encodes:
- a CDS encoding IS1634 family transposase; translation: MFVRKKQNKSGSVSIQIISKTSGKYKVFKTIGSSIYPEQIEKYYVQAKNEINKLCNQLSFIVEEKDALIESFLDSISNSQIEVIGPEMVFGRIFDYIGYGTIQEPLFRHLVITRLVYPGSKLKTIEYLQRYQNLEISIDSIYRFLDTLQSKLKEQVENISFARTKKILGGRIEIIFYDMTTLYFEASDEDDLRKTGFSKDGKHQCPQIYLGLLVAKDGYAIGYDIFEGNISEGHTLIPMIRQFEKRFKLNKPIVIADSGLLSKDNIKSLEDNEYEYIIGARVKNETENIKEKILSLNLTNGKPVSIKKDNNLSLIVSYSSSRASKDFKNRTRGLQRLEKNVASGKLTKNNINNRGYNKYLKLDGEIKVTIDREKFDADNKWDGIKGYVTNTKLNPEVVISNYKHLWQIEKAFRISKTDLRIRPIYHHLRKRIEAHICISFVAYGVYMDLERVLKLSAAGFSVKKASEMTQNMYQIKYVLPKSLREVTKTLKMDDNQRKLTKIINQYF
- a CDS encoding isochorismatase family cysteine hydrolase, encoding MPNYITPETLNSKTSEWLKKVSPYNKSDLKINSDKSALLVIDMQNFFLDPASPTFTCGGPVILPNIKSLIDIFREKSRPVIYTCHVHHPEKLDAGIMEWWWNGMCIEDSEESKVYKSIAPLKGEKIVYKHRYSSFYNTDLETVLRVLKIEDVVITGIMTNMCCESTARDAYYRDYRVFFPADATGSINEEMHLASLLNLSYGFAKITTTTEIISEM
- a CDS encoding DUF1858 domain-containing protein, with the protein product MEIKRDTTIENLISHYPAAVSCFGKRRINVFVRGVAVFGTVESIARKKGFSEEEIDEMIKELNEKYRHRGKI
- a CDS encoding T9SS type A sorting domain-containing protein, producing the protein MLVFFVTVSAYTQLNWTPAGLEGGVIKSLFVRSDGVVYAGTQRGVYLSVDFGTSWTKGTNNVYQYGINAVIVVGNMVFAAADNGGFYVSYDNGYNFSLLNSGYNINTLCNIDQVIYAGLGNTITNSGIVYSTNYGVNWSQSNLPGNTVVNDIVTDDVALYAATNNGVYLAYHPGSSWIKYDAGIPANTKVFSLKKAGFIILAATDKGIYRSSDNGGTWSEANNGLNTNLPFFSVTTQGTNAYTCQFGKAVYRSSNYGDEWVPVYTGLTDFMIYKFAVYNTYLFAASAGGGMYVTVDNGGTWFPKNSGLNVHTVNALHTAGNVMYAGTHGGGVYRSLNLGANWSPRNEMLGNTIVYSFTDAGNFIYAGTFGGIFRNNGSGVWEAMNTGLNDSVVFALNYNGANLFAGTQSGGIYRSSNFGNFWTKLSGIIFNDTIYALANIGSEVFASTKRNGFVKSTDQGDTWQIINNGFTNIPYSLSLAVKGNNIYSSVFYGSPKTGIFKSTDSGNSWGWISNPVSSASYFVHTFLNSIFASYYGNNGGEIRVTTNEGANWVLITPIQPQWGTNCDVKCIKVFSDYVYAGTSGKSLWRIPVSSVISVKNISENIPDRYNLYQNYPNPFNAGTVIRFQLSVESKITIKVYDVQGREIQTLVNEHLKPGTYESSFDAALLSSGIYFYKLLINGSTLNYADTRKMLLLK